CGCCTGGCCCGTGAGTCCGGCCTCGTTCACCGCCCGCAGCGCGAGGGTGTTCTTGATGACGACGTACTCGACGCCGGCCTTGCGGAAGCGGCGGCGGAGTTCGGTCATCCGCTTCACGTTGAGCCCGGTGAAGTCGGTATACAGGACCCCTTCGGCGCCATCGAGCTTGGACTTCAGCTCGGCGACGAGCTGTTCCTTGTCGGATCGCTTCATCGTGGGTTACCGGTAGGGGTTGGTGTCGATGCGGACGCCGGGGCCCATGGTGCTGGACACGGCGACGGTCTTCACATAGACGCCCTTCGCCGCGGCGGGCTTGGAGCGGACGATCTGGTCCATGAAGGCCGAGAAGTTGGACTCGAGGGCGTCGACGCCGAACGAGACCTTGCCGATGGGGGCCTGGACGTTGCCGGCCTTGTCGACGCGGAACTCGATCTTGCCGGCCTTCGTCTCCCGGACCGCGCGCGCCACGTCGAACGTGACGGTGCCGGCCTTGGGGTTCGGCATGAGGCCGCGGGGGCCGAGCACGCGGCCGAGCTGGCCGACCTGGCCCATCTGGTCCGGCGTGGCGATCATGACGTCGAAGTCGGTCCAGCCTTCCTTGATCTTGGCGACGTACTCGGTGCCGACGAAATCGGCGCCCGCGGCCTCCGCTTCCTTCGCCTTGTCGCCGACGGCGATGACGAGAACGCGGACCGGGGTGCCGGTGCCGGCGGGGAGGACGACGGTGCCGCGCACGACCTGGTCGGCGTGGCGCGGATCGACGCCGAGGCGGACGGCCACTTCGACGGTCTCGTCGAACTTGGCGAACGCGGCACCCTTGACGAGCTCGAGGGCGGCCTTCGGCGCGAACTGCGTGTTCGGGGCGACCTTCGCGGCCGCGGCCCGGTACTTCTTGCCATGCGTCTTCATCCCTTCACCTCCACGCCCATCGAGCGAGCGGCGCCGGCGATCATCGCCATCGCCGACTCGAGCGAGTCGCAGTTGAGGTCAGGCATCTTGAGTTCGGCGATCTTCCGGACCTGCGCCTTCGAGATCGAGCCGACCTTGTTGCGGTTCGGCTGACCCGAGCCCTTCTCGATCCCGGCCTCGCGCTTGACGAGGAACGCCGCGGGCGGCGTCTTCAGGATGAACGAGAACGACTTGTCACCGTAGATGGTGATCTCGACAGGGAGAATCGCATCCTGGCCCTGCGTCCGTGCATTGAACTCCTTGCAGAACGCCATGATGTTGATTCCCTGCGGACCCAGCGCGGTGCCGACGGGCGGGGCCGGATTCGCCTTGCCTGCAGGGATCTGCAGCTTGACGAAACCGGTGACCTTCTTTGCCATCGTGTCCTCTGGAACGTTGAGCGGGCCCGGGCGCCACCCCTGACGGGCGGGCTGGCGGACACTCGCTGACTCCCACGGTGTGTTGTTACGACGTCGTGGTATCCGTCGGGGCGCTCCTCGGTGTGGACGTGACTCGCACACCTACCCCGCGCAAGGGCCTCAACTGTACTGCTGCTAGATGAAAGCTCAAGGTGGAAGGGGGCGAGGCCGTACGGCCTCGCCTCATTCATCCTTCAGCCTTCATCCCGTCCCTAGTGTCCCTTGAGCTGCAGGTAATCCAGCTCGACCGAGGTCGGTCGACCGAACAGGCTGACGCTCACCCTCACCTTGCCCTTGTCCGCCATCACTTCCTCGACCGTGCCGTTGAAATCGGTGAACGGTCCATCCGTGACGGCGACGGCCTGACCGACGAGGAACGGGATCTCCTCCTTCGGGGCGGCCACTTCCTCTTCGACCGCGATGCCGAGGAGGCGCTTCACCTCATCGTCCCGCAGCGGCTGCGGGTCGCGGTCCTTGCCGACGAACTTGATGACGCCCTGGATCGCGTTGATCGTGTGGAGCGTCT
This window of the Gemmatimonadota bacterium genome carries:
- a CDS encoding 50S ribosomal protein L1, with the translated sequence MKTHGKKYRAAAAKVAPNTQFAPKAALELVKGAAFAKFDETVEVAVRLGVDPRHADQVVRGTVVLPAGTGTPVRVLVIAVGDKAKEAEAAGADFVGTEYVAKIKEGWTDFDVMIATPDQMGQVGQLGRVLGPRGLMPNPKAGTVTFDVARAVRETKAGKIEFRVDKAGNVQAPIGKVSFGVDALESNFSAFMDQIVRSKPAAAKGVYVKTVAVSSTMGPGVRIDTNPYR
- the rplK gene encoding 50S ribosomal protein L11 — encoded protein: MAKKVTGFVKLQIPAGKANPAPPVGTALGPQGINIMAFCKEFNARTQGQDAILPVEITIYGDKSFSFILKTPPAAFLVKREAGIEKGSGQPNRNKVGSISKAQVRKIAELKMPDLNCDSLESAMAMIAGAARSMGVEVKG
- the nusG gene encoding transcription termination/antitermination factor NusG, whose translation is MTHRWYAIQTTSGHENKVRMLIQRKIDADPAAAEARAIRQALVPTEQVVEIKNGKKVTVERKVFPGYVLVEMAVSEETLHTINAIQGVIKFVGKDRDPQPLRDDEVKRLLGIAVEEEVAAPKEEIPFLVGQAVAVTDGPFTDFNGTVEEVMADKGKVRVSVSLFGRPTSVELDYLQLKGH